The Phormidium yuhuli AB48 DNA window TAGTTAGCTTTTTGGAAAGCGATGAAATTAAAAAGTGTGCCCTGCAACGTGTTTTTGAAAATAGGACATATCTATCAGACATTTGTGGTTATCCAAACTACAAACTCTCCATAAATATTGCAGCGCTAGATATCACGAATTTTTCTATATTGAGTAATAAAGTGAATTTTTTTCCTCTTGGGTCAACGGGTAAAATCCAGGAACTAAAAAGTCTATGTAAAAGTGCATCAGAATCTAATGATGAGGAGCCGAAGCTTCATTTGACTCAAGAACTTGAAGATATAATTAGAGAATATGGTGTTGTTGAAAAAATAAGTGAAAAAATCGAACAAAATCACTACTTAAGAAATCGTAGTGAGATTATAAGAGAAGCTTTAAGTGCTTTTGAAAACAAAAAATATTTGGTTTTTTTGAGTCTAACGCCTCTACAGATAGAGGGTATATTCGGAGATTTTTGTGAAATATCAGGGATAGGAAAACCTGCCGAAAGTCTTACAAAAACGATAGATTATATTACAAGCGAAGGTAAACAGGGGTTAACAGGAATCAGTCTTTTTGAGGAATGGGGATACTTTAGATACAAATTCCCGGTGACCAGGAATGAAGTTGCTCATGGTTTGATGACTGACGTAAATTTCAAAAAACAATTTTTTAGCAATATAGATAAAAAATTATACTCATGTTACTTGATGCTGGATTTATATGATGTTTGTGAGATGGTGTCAAATGACGAACTGGCTTTAAATCGTGTCAGTAGATGCCTTGAAGATATAGAAAGCATTACAGATACAGATGTGGATCAGGAGAGTTTGGAATTAGATACGGAACGAACTAAGGGAGACCTATTTTTAAGTAGACTTTTCTTTAAAAAGATAAAACAAAAAACTCAAGATAGTATAATCAAAAATATGAGAAAAAATATGAGCGAACTTGTGAAAGGCTTTGAAAATCAGATAGAAAATTACTTCAAAGACGAGGAAATCCTCGATTATTTACGTTTTTCTGAGTATCTAGAAAACCTAATAGAGTCCTGCAAAGAATGTGAAGGCGATGATGTTATATTGCTAAGCGCTATCGAGACAATAGCGCATGGTCCCTACTTAGAAGATAAAAATGAAGATAAAAATATACCCCAAAAAATAGGTAAGCTGTTACACGAGAATAATCAAGAAAAGTGCAATTGTACGTATGAGCAAATAATTAAAAATACAGAAATACTCCAGCGCATTTATGGGGGGCAAACCTAGAAGAAGCAAAGGTTTATCTTCTAGGTTATTGAACGCAACTACACCTTTAAGGTTATAGGCATTACCGGGCCGCGTTCATTAAACAACTGGACGATCGCCCCAATTGACTTTCAATGGTAATCTCTTGATAATCCGCCGCTTGCAGGATACTACGGATGAGCGCCTCGGCTTCCTGATCCGCTTTTTGTAACACACCATCCTGACAGGCTTGTTCCCGGATTTGCAGGAGGGCCGTTTGTTGGGCTTCACTGTAGAGTTGCGCCTCAACATTGGGGGCCAGCCATCTACGCTGATGCTCTAAAATACTCGACTCGTCAATGTCCAAATCCGCTTGCACCAGGTAGGGTGGGGGGAGGAGAATGTGAATTTCCCCATTGGCGCGATCGACCGATTTCACCTCTAATTCATCCAGGTCAATTCCAGCGCGAACTCGTCCAATTCCTTGATAGAGAACTGCCGTTTGTCCTAAATAGAGATGACCCAACATCCGATCCTGATGGGTGCGGACGACCGTTTCCAGGAGAACTTCGGCGGTGGTGAGTTCCGTTTTGCCCTCAAATTGATTCACCAGTAAGGCTTTCACCTCCGTGACGGGGGCGGGGGCTGCGGGAAATAGGGCCTCGGTGACTCTCTCCGTCAGGCGTTCAGCCTGAAACGCTGCAATGCCCGTGACGGCGACGGAGGACACCACCAGGGGATGGAGGAGAACCTTGGCTAATTTGCGCGGTAAAGACTGGGGGAGAGTGTCGGGAGTATTCATAATTGGGTTGGGTAGGGGGACAGCAGCACCTGATACAAGCTTAACAGTTGCCTTTGGCTCTAGTCTCTTAGATGGTGCGATCGCCCCAGACGTTCCCGCGTCCAAGATTGAGGAAGGGCGAACAGCCGTTCGCCCCTACGGTTATCCGTGGGCGGACAGTCTCTTGTCTCCAAATCATGAGGATTCCTGGGTAAAACGTTCGTTGCGGCCAGAGTAACGCTAGACTAGCTCTAACGTGAGACCTTATTGAACCGAAACTGGTTGGGAGAAGCATAATGGGAGATTTTGAGCCGGTATCAGTAGGCATTGTCGGCGCTTCAGGATATGGCGGCGTGCAACTGGTGCGATTGCTACTAGACCATCCAAATGTCGATATCGTCTATCTGGGAGGACAGGGAAGTGCGGGTAAACCCTTTTCCGATATTTATCCCCATCTTGAACATCGCTTTAAATTAGAGGTGGAACCCGTCGAGGTCGATCGCATTGCCGATCGCTGTCAGGTGGTGTTCCTCTCCCTTCCCAATGGCTTGGCCTGGACCATGGCCCCCGCCCTGTTGGAGAAAGGCTGTAAAGTCCTGGATTTGTCGGCTGATTATCGCTTTTTTAATCTCGATACCTATCAGGCTTGGTATGGGGGCGATCGCACGGACGGGGAGGTGGCCGCCTCGGCGGTCTATGGCCTCCCGGAACTATACCGCGATCGCATTCAGGAAGCCAATCTCGTCGGCTGTCCCGGCTGCTATCCCACTGCTAGCCTCTTAGCGGTGGCCCCCCTCCTCAAACAGGGGCTGATTGCACCGGAAACCTTGGTCATTGATGCGAAATCTGGGACCTCTGGAGGTGGCCGTCAGGCGAAAACCAATCTCCTCTTGGCCGAAGCCAGTAGTTCCATTTCCGCCTATGGGGTGGCCCGTCACCGACATACTCCGGAAATTGAACAAATCTGTAGTGACCTGGCGGGCCATGAGATGATGGTTCAGTTCACCCCCCACTTGGTTCCCATGGTGCGGGGGATTCTGGCAACAGTCTACGCTACCCTGCGAGACCCCGGTTTGGTCCGAGAAGACCTGGCCACGATTTATAACGCTTTCTATCGCTCCTCCCCCTGGGTGAAAGTCCTCCCCTCAGGGGTCTATCCACAAACCAAATGGGCCTGCGGCTCCAATCTCAATTACATTGGCATTGAGGTGGACCCCCGCACGGGACGGGTGATTGTCATGTCGGTGATTGATAACCTACTCAAAGGACAAGCGGGCCAGGCCCTGCAAGCGATGAACCTCATGTTGGGATTAGAGGAAACCGCCGGATTACCCACCCTCGGCTTCTACCCCTAAGGGGCCATCCTTAAAACTCCTGGGTCATTTCCAGGTCTAACACCTCCTTGAGCCGTTCGTAGGCTTGGCGAACTTGGATAAACTCGCGCTCGCTTCCCCCCGCATCGGGGTGGGTTTCGCGGGCGCGACGGCGGTAGGC harbors:
- a CDS encoding DUF4230 domain-containing protein, encoding MNTPDTLPQSLPRKLAKVLLHPLVVSSVAVTGIAAFQAERLTERVTEALFPAAPAPVTEVKALLVNQFEGKTELTTAEVLLETVVRTHQDRMLGHLYLGQTAVLYQGIGRVRAGIDLDELEVKSVDRANGEIHILLPPPYLVQADLDIDESSILEHQRRWLAPNVEAQLYSEAQQTALLQIREQACQDGVLQKADQEAEALIRSILQAADYQEITIESQLGRSSSCLMNAAR
- the argC gene encoding N-acetyl-gamma-glutamyl-phosphate reductase, with protein sequence MGDFEPVSVGIVGASGYGGVQLVRLLLDHPNVDIVYLGGQGSAGKPFSDIYPHLEHRFKLEVEPVEVDRIADRCQVVFLSLPNGLAWTMAPALLEKGCKVLDLSADYRFFNLDTYQAWYGGDRTDGEVAASAVYGLPELYRDRIQEANLVGCPGCYPTASLLAVAPLLKQGLIAPETLVIDAKSGTSGGGRQAKTNLLLAEASSSISAYGVARHRHTPEIEQICSDLAGHEMMVQFTPHLVPMVRGILATVYATLRDPGLVREDLATIYNAFYRSSPWVKVLPSGVYPQTKWACGSNLNYIGIEVDPRTGRVIVMSVIDNLLKGQAGQALQAMNLMLGLEETAGLPTLGFYP